A single genomic interval of Candidatus Coatesbacteria bacterium harbors:
- a CDS encoding glycosyltransferase — translation MTDQRKILCYLPYASVGGSHRSLLGFLEGLLPEWEAVAAYGQRDAAFLELYGSRGVRCEPVVVPSYTEIRGLGNPLKLLLALLRSVLKLRRLLRRERPDLLYSETMKGRLAAALAAVGLPVKVLGYVRDWRSVGPVNRLAFQLSDAFVVISRAVLERCFPRGRRRPDKTFLIYNGVDPARFAPRPPAPALRRSLGLEDCRVVVFCGRIVPWKRPDLVLRAAAELRRRGLDDVKLLVVGELQEDIHPGSSADFAAVVAETGLADGLVRTGFVADVRPYLGLADAVAVPSDFEPFGRIVIESLALERPVVGAAAGGIPEIITDGVDGLLVPPGDHLRLADALERLLREPQRARRLAARGRRTVLRRFTLARNQRKLRVLVRRLVEG, via the coding sequence ATGACCGACCAACGCAAAATCCTCTGCTACCTGCCCTACGCCTCCGTCGGCGGCAGCCACCGCAGCCTGCTGGGCTTCCTCGAGGGCCTGCTGCCGGAGTGGGAGGCCGTGGCGGCCTACGGCCAGCGCGACGCGGCCTTCCTCGAGCTCTACGGCTCGCGGGGCGTGCGCTGCGAGCCCGTGGTGGTGCCCTCCTACACCGAGATCCGCGGCCTGGGCAATCCGCTCAAGCTCCTCCTGGCCCTGCTGCGCAGCGTACTGAAACTGCGCCGTCTGCTGCGGCGCGAGCGTCCGGACCTGCTGTACAGCGAGACGATGAAGGGCCGGCTGGCCGCCGCCCTGGCCGCCGTCGGTCTGCCGGTCAAGGTGCTGGGCTACGTCCGCGACTGGCGCAGCGTCGGACCGGTCAACCGCCTGGCCTTCCAGCTCAGCGACGCCTTCGTGGTCATCAGCCGGGCGGTGCTGGAACGCTGCTTCCCCCGGGGACGGCGGCGTCCCGACAAGACTTTCCTCATCTACAACGGCGTCGATCCGGCGCGCTTCGCCCCCCGCCCCCCCGCTCCGGCCCTGCGCCGGAGCCTGGGGCTCGAGGATTGCCGAGTGGTGGTCTTCTGCGGCCGGATCGTGCCCTGGAAGCGCCCGGACCTGGTCTTGCGCGCCGCGGCCGAGTTGCGGCGCCGGGGCCTGGACGACGTCAAGCTCCTCGTCGTCGGCGAGCTGCAGGAGGACATCCACCCCGGCAGCAGCGCCGATTTCGCCGCCGTCGTCGCCGAGACCGGCCTGGCCGACGGGCTGGTCCGCACCGGCTTCGTTGCCGACGTCCGGCCCTACCTCGGCCTGGCCGACGCCGTGGCCGTACCCAGCGACTTCGAGCCCTTCGGCCGGATCGTCATCGAGTCCCTGGCCCTGGAGCGCCCCGTCGTCGGCGCGGCCGCCGGCGGCATCCCGGAGATCATCACCGACGGCGTCGACGGCCTGCTGGTCCCGCCGGGGGACCACCTCCGCCTGGCCGACGCCCTGGAGCGCTTGCTGCGGGAGCCGCAAAGGGCCCGGCGCCTGGCGGCCCGCGGGCGGCGGACCGTGCTGCGGCGCTTCACCCTGGCGCGCAACCAGCGCAAGCTGCGCGTCCTGGTGCGGCGCCTGGTGGAGGGCTGA